The genomic window TGTGTCTGTAAGAGAGCACAAGTACTATTTCATGACAGCTAACTGTTTTATTCCTTTCAACTGTGCTTGAGATCATGCCGTTGAGTTGTGAGCAGTGCAAATTGCGGTAGAGGATGGAGAAAGGCGCTGATTACCCAATGAACCGCAGGTATGATAAATACAGTAGGACGTAAAATGAAGAAGCACAGCTTTCTGCGGGTTGTCCATACCGTTGATAACGCTGCATTCACAAATCTACGTAAATCTGGCGCTCTATGTCTTACAATTGGCCTACAACATAAGGAAAGACAACAAACAGgaaagacaacaaacaaaaagatcacacagatctctctctctctctctccctctctctctccctctctctccctctctatctgtgagtgtgggtgtgtttgtgtatcaacAGTGCCCTCCTTTGGTCATCAGCTGTAATAACTGCAGGAGAGACTGTCGGTCTATGAGGGAGTATggacagagactttctaatgtggagacacagcactcaaaaaatactccatagaaatgcatggggctagtttgtcacgccaatatggccgttgtctacacatatcccaccccttcctcggcaaaaacgtcgacatgtgaatacattgagccaatcatgtggtgtgatgtgaatacattgagccaatcatatggtgtgttgtgaagacatcgtgccaatcatgtgttgtgatctcgccgctggagcaagattggtgtcgtgattCTGCgaacgcgcagttcgacccaaagactgtgcccgatgagtgcccataaaacgttggtatatggccgccgagtagacttgcctaaaaggactttgatatgGAGGAGTTGGCTCCTGAGGGAAAAGACAGGCCACTGATGCATGTGAAGTGATGTACAGTAAAAGTGTTATGAATAATGTACTACAAAGACAATACCATACAGACCatatttattgatttttttttattattattaataataataataataataataataataataataataatattactaTAAAGACACTCAACAGATTCTCATTTACAAATCAGAAATTACTGATTACTGACTAGTAATCCATTGTTCAAAATTAAATTGGTACTAGTACATAATAATAACAttatataaaatacattttctaaAAAGTACTGCTAAATGTAATATACTAATATGTAAGGTACACTatgtacaaaataaaaatagaaaatatTATACAGATGCAAACACATATGAAGAATagaaaacagcaacaataatAAACACTCTGTTTATACCAGCAATCATCACCATGCTATACAAAGAGCTATACAAAGTGCAAAATTCCAAATTAATCTCAACCAAGAAAGATGACTATAGGATCAGGGATGTCTATTAAGTAATacatagagagatagatggatcgatagatagacagatagatagacagatatgcCCAACTTTCAACAAAATTGCAGACTGTGCCTTCAACTCCCAATCTCCTGTTGACAcactaattcattcattcattcactcattcactcactcactcactcattcatttaaTTCATATTTTGGGTAACATGCTCCTGGTATCGtcaataaagctgcagtctcacaccagttgtcttggattaattttgaccacacattcatttattcaCTCATTCCTCCATTCCAGCACTATTCCCGTGTTGCACTACTCCCGTTGCCCTGTTCAGGGTGTCCCTCATGGACTCATACTCGGTACCAGTGCTCTTCACATCTCCAGGAAGAGTGACCTTCATGGACATGTACTCATTTTCTGCACCTTTCCTTGCCTTGCTAAGTGCAGCCTTCTTGAGGTTGTGCTCATGTTTAGTACCCTTACTAGCAATGCTAAGTGTGCCTCTCATAGATTCATATTCGTTCTCAGCACCTTTGCTAGCCTTGCTAATGCTATGGGTGTCCTTCATAGGTTCATATTCATTTTCTGCACCTTTCTTAGCAGTGCTAATGCTAAGGGTGTTCCTCATGGATTCATATTCATTTTCCGGAGCTTTCTTAGCCTTGCTAATCCTATGGGTGTCCCTCATGGATTCATATTCATTTTCCGGAGCTTTCTTAGCCTTGCTAATGCTACGGGTGTCCCTCATAGGTTCATATTCATTTTCCGGAGCTTTCTTAGCCTTGCTAACTGTGTCCTTTTCCTCTCCCTTCCCAGGAGACCTGTTGACACGTGCTAATGGAGCTCTCCCACTGTTTAGCGCTCCCATCCTCTCATACTCCGCATCAGGACCACACTCCTTCATGTCCAGGCACTCGTACACAGGGTCAATCTCACGAGGAGTGTTTCCCTGCAGGTGAAAAATGAGAGTAAAAACCTTGTGTGTTTATCTCACTTCATGTTCTTCCAACTGCCTACCCTcaattaaaacatatttaaataCATTAACATATATAACATGTATTcaaatacaataaaaaatatatacaaagcACAAAATGTATTTAGCAAATCAATCAAGATAACAACCCTTACAGAAATTTTAGGTTTCTGGCGAACAGTAGCCGCAAATGTGACGcatattttctagtgaactcatttgttttcTCCAAATTACCCACAAGTTTGCAAAACTGCcacaaacattacatttttgtaagggttgtgggaaacaaatgagaTCACTAGAAAATATTGCTAGAAGTTTGCCAATGTTGGCCACCAGAGGCAAACTTTcagcaaagttctggcaacaatgagaagttcgccactagtggcaaatgtTTTTTCCAGTGATTTGCAACCACACTTAGCCAATAATGGCAAATTTCCATTGACGTTCTGGTGACAAATCTAATTTGCTTATGACATTGCCAAAAGTTAACCACAACTGCCaaaaacctaatttgcatgtgaaaatatgacaTTGCCGCAAGTTTGCGGCAACTGTTCGCCAGAAACCTGACATTTCTGTATGGGaaatcacccacaagtttgctgcaaatctgctgcaaacatttattttttgcaaaggAGCATTGCCATTGAAAGGAGCATTAATCCCTTTTTCTAAACAAATTACAGAAATAATATGAACTGCTATGCTAAAATAATGAATCACAGTGATAAGTTTTGAGCTATGACAATGGCTTGTCATGAATAAAAACGACATTACCCATGAAGCACTGCATACCTCTCTAGTAGTTTCTGTGTCTCTGTAAATGTTTGCAGTGGTAAGGGCACTTAGGCTTAAAGTTGTGTCATCTGTTAAAGACACAACTAAGTTAgtggcaaacaaacacacaatgt from Alosa sapidissima isolate fAloSap1 chromosome 9, fAloSap1.pri, whole genome shotgun sequence includes these protein-coding regions:
- the LOC121719476 gene encoding CMRF35-like molecule 9 isoform X2 — translated: MKILYLCLISGVNVAMALIQVDGYVGRSAVIRCPYDRGYVGYSKYLCRGKCIWGSKDIPIRTDDGQTKAINGRFSLHDDTTTGVFTVTITGLSAGDSGQYWCGITTGPGKYDIYTEVELNVKKGPPPTTNLKLPAPVVPRRTKVLTTPAVTIVSSTLPAVTDVSSTSTLVTTDYFACEDCRVNTAIKSQQPAISFNVVVVSGAAGLAVLLIIAVVLGCRAAKTKRKKSLETPDDTTLSLSALTTANIYRDTETTREGNTPREIDPVYECLDMKECGPDAEYERMGALNSGRAPLARVNRSPGKGEEKDTVSKAKKAPENEYEPMRDTRSISKAKKAPENEYESMRDTHRISKAKKAPENEYESMRNTLSISTAKKGAENEYEPMKDTHSISKASKGAENEYESMRGTLSIASKGTKHEHNLKKAALSKARKGAENEYMSMKVTLPGDVKSTGTEYESMRDTLNRATGVVQHGNSAGMEE
- the LOC121719476 gene encoding CMRF35-like molecule 1 isoform X1; protein product: MKILYLCLISGVNVAMALIQVDGYVGRSAVIRCPYDRGYVGYSKYLCRGKCIWGSKDIPIRTDDGQTKAINGRFSLHDDTTTGVFTVTITGLSAGDSGQYWCGITTGPGKYDIYTEVELNVKKGPPPTTNLKLPAPVVPRRTKVLTTPAVTIVSSTLPAVTDVSSTSTLVTTDYFACEDCRVNTAIKSQQPAISFNVVVVSGAAGLAVLLIIAVVLGCRAAKTKRKKSLETPDDTTLSLSALTTANIYRDTETTREVCSASWGNTPREIDPVYECLDMKECGPDAEYERMGALNSGRAPLARVNRSPGKGEEKDTVSKAKKAPENEYEPMRDTRSISKAKKAPENEYESMRDTHRISKAKKAPENEYESMRNTLSISTAKKGAENEYEPMKDTHSISKASKGAENEYESMRGTLSIASKGTKHEHNLKKAALSKARKGAENEYMSMKVTLPGDVKSTGTEYESMRDTLNRATGVVQHGNSAGMEE
- the LOC121719476 gene encoding CMRF35-like molecule 1 isoform X4, with protein sequence MKILYLCLISGVNVAMALIQVDGYVGRSAVIRCPYDRGYVGYSKYLCRGKCIWGSKDIPIRTDDGQTKAINGRFSLHDDTTTGVFTVTITGLSAGDSGQYWCGITTGPGKYDIYTEVELNVKKGPPPTTNLKLPAPVVPRRTKVLTTPAVTIVSSTLPAVTDVSSTSTLVTTDYFACEDCRVNTAIKSQQPAISFNVVVVSGAAGLAVLLIIAVVLGCRAAKTKRKKSLETPDDTTLSLSALTTANIYRDTETTREVCSASWGNTPREIDPVYECLDMKECGPDAEYERMGALNSGRAPLARVNRSPGKGEEKDTVSKAKKAPENEYESMRDTHRISKAKKAPENEYESMRNTLSISTAKKGAENEYEPMKDTHSISKASKGAENEYESMRGTLSIASKGTKHEHNLKKAALSKARKGAENEYMSMKVTLPGDVKSTGTEYESMRDTLNRATGVVQHGNSAGMEE
- the LOC121719476 gene encoding CMRF35-like molecule 1 isoform X5, which codes for MKILYLCLISGVNVAMALIQVDGYVGRSAVIRCPYDRGYVGYSKYLCRGKCIWGSKDIPIRTDDGQTKAINGRFSLHDDTTTGVFTVTITGLSAGDSGQYWCGITTGPGKYDIYTEVELNVKKGPPPTTNLKLPAPVVPRRTKVLTTPAVTIVSSTLPAVTDVSSTSTLVTTDYFACEDCRVNTAIKSQQPAISFNVVVVSGAAGLAVLLIIAVVLGCRAAKTKRKKSLETPDDTTLSLSALTTANIYRDTETTREVCSASWGNTPREIDPVYECLDMKECGPDAEYERMGALNSGRAPLARVNRSPGKDTRSISKAKKAPENEYESMRDTHRISKAKKAPENEYESMRNTLSISTAKKGAENEYEPMKDTHSISKASKGAENEYESMRGTLSIASKGTKHEHNLKKAALSKARKGAENEYMSMKVTLPGDVKSTGTEYESMRDTLNRATGVVQHGNSAGMEE